One Apodemus sylvaticus chromosome 14, mApoSyl1.1, whole genome shotgun sequence DNA window includes the following coding sequences:
- the LOC127665047 gene encoding olfactory receptor 2W1-like: MDPSNYSTLHVFILLGFSDHPHLELILSGVVTFFYIITLVGNTAIILASLLDPHLHTPMYFFLRNLSFLDLCFTTSIVPQMLVNLWGPEKTISSVGCIVQLYVYMWLGSIECLLLAVMSYDRFTAICKPLHYFVIMNPRLCIKMIVMVWGISLANSVVLCTLTVNLPRCGHNLLDHFLCELPAMVRIACVDTTTVELSVFALGIVIVLTPLILILISYGYIAKTVLNMKSKAGQQKAMNTCGSHLTVVSIFYGTIIYMYLQPGNRASKEQGKFLTLFYTIITPSLNPLIYTLRNRDMKDALKKLMRFYHRFAEMRRN, from the coding sequence ATGGACCCAAGCAATTACAGTACTTTGCATGTTTTTATCCTGCTTGGCTTCTCTGACCACCCTCACCTGGAACTGATCCTCTCTGGAGTCGTCACCTTCTTTTACATCATTACGTTGGTGGGTAACACTGCTATCATCCTTGCTTCCCTCCTGGATCCCCATCTCCACACACCAATGTACTTTTTCCTCAGAAATTTATCTTTCCTGGATTTGTGTTTCACAACAAGCATTGTCCCTCAGATGCTGGTTAACCTGTGGGGACCCGAGAAGACCATCAGCTCTGTGGGTTGTATTGTTCAgctctatgtgtatatgtggctgGGCTCCATTGAGTGTCTGCTCCTGGCCGTCATGTCCTATGATCGTTTCACAGCTATTTGTAAGCCCTTGCATTACTTTGTAATCATGAATCCACGTCTGTGTATCAAGATGATAGTCATGGTCTGGGGCATTAGTTTGGCCAACTCTGTAGTACTCTGCACACTCACTGTGAATTTGCCTCGATGTGGACACAACCTCCTGGACCATTTCCTCTGTGAGTTGCCAGCCATGGTCAGGATAGCTTGTGTAGACACCACAACAGTTGAACTGTCTGTTTTTGCTCTAGGCATTGTCATTGTCCTTACACCTCTCATCCTTATTCTGATTTCCTATGGCTACATAGCCAAAACTGTGCTCAACATGAAGTCAAAGGCAGGGCAACAGAAAGCAATGAATACCTGTGGATCTCATCTCACTGTGGTCTCCATATTCTATGGCACTATCATCTACATGTACCTACAACCTGGTAACAGGGCCTCCAAGGAACAAGGCAAGTTCCTCACCCTCTTTTACACCATCATCACTCCGAGTCTCAACCCCCTCATTTATACCCTAAGAAACAGAGACATGAAAGATGCACTGAAAAAACTCATGAGGTTTTACCACAGATTTGCAGAAATGAGGAGAAACTAG